Proteins encoded in a region of the Paramagnetospirillum magneticum AMB-1 genome:
- a CDS encoding cob(I)yrinic acid a,c-diamide adenosyltransferase — translation MVTLTRIYTRSGDKGKTSLGDGTRVGKHDLRVEAYGTVDEANAVVGLARLHAEGAMMALLQRVQNDLFDLGADLCTPAAADEVPGTRLRVVQSQVDRLEAEIDAANESLAPLASFILPAGSPLAAHLHHARTVVRRAERLMVALSDVEAVNPQAIIYANRLSDLLFVLARVANGNGAEDVLWVPGGAR, via the coding sequence ATGGTGACCCTGACGCGCATCTATACCCGGTCGGGCGACAAGGGCAAGACCTCACTGGGCGACGGCACCCGGGTGGGCAAGCACGATCTTCGGGTTGAGGCCTACGGCACGGTGGACGAGGCCAATGCGGTCGTCGGCCTGGCCCGCCTGCACGCCGAGGGCGCGATGATGGCGCTGCTGCAAAGGGTGCAGAACGACCTGTTCGACCTGGGCGCGGACCTTTGCACTCCCGCCGCCGCCGACGAGGTCCCCGGGACGCGCCTGCGCGTCGTCCAATCCCAGGTGGATCGCCTGGAGGCCGAGATTGATGCGGCCAATGAGTCCCTGGCGCCGCTCGCCTCGTTCATCCTGCCCGCCGGCTCGCCGCTCGCCGCCCATCTGCACCACGCCCGCACGGTGGTGCGCCGCGCCGAGCGCCTGATGGTCGCCCTGTCCGATGTCGAGGCGGTCAATCCCCAGGCGATCATCTACGCCAATCGCCTGTCGGATCTGCTGTTCGTCCTGGCCCGCGTCGCCAACGGCAACGGGGCTGAAGACGTCCTGTGGGTGCCGGGGGGTGCGCGTTGA
- a CDS encoding cold-shock protein codes for MAWNRDNHGRGERGRGRRDDFGEPAFDPRPSRPMAPSSFDRQMVSQANVSATVKWFNASKGFGFVAPSDGSPDAFLHISALERAGLTQVAEGATLVVDLGAGQRGPQVVMVHEVDSTTATPRAPRREERGPTETVEGVVKFFSAEKGFGFVACDQGGKDVFVHVKALERSGIKTLESGQRVRVTTTLGLKGPQADTVAII; via the coding sequence ATGGCATGGAACCGAGATAATCATGGCAGGGGCGAGCGCGGACGCGGTCGTCGGGACGACTTTGGCGAGCCGGCTTTCGACCCGCGTCCTTCGCGGCCGATGGCGCCCAGCTCCTTTGACCGTCAGATGGTCAGTCAGGCGAACGTCAGCGCCACTGTGAAGTGGTTCAATGCCTCGAAGGGCTTCGGCTTCGTCGCCCCGTCCGACGGCAGCCCCGACGCTTTCCTGCACATTTCCGCTCTCGAGCGCGCCGGCCTGACCCAGGTCGCCGAAGGCGCGACCCTGGTGGTCGACCTGGGCGCCGGGCAGCGTGGCCCGCAGGTGGTGATGGTCCATGAAGTGGACAGCACCACCGCCACCCCGCGCGCCCCGCGCCGGGAAGAGCGCGGCCCGACCGAGACCGTGGAGGGCGTGGTCAAGTTCTTCTCCGCCGAGAAGGGCTTTGGCTTCGTCGCTTGCGATCAGGGCGGCAAGGACGTGTTCGTGCACGTGAAGGCGCTGGAGCGCTCCGGGATCAAGACCCTGGAATCCGGTCAGCGCGTCCGCGTCACCACCACCCTGGGGCTGAAGGGCCCGCAGGCGGATACCGTCGCGATCATCTAG
- a CDS encoding phosphatase PAP2 family protein, producing MFRNPWTWVLAALVPLTLFPQIDLAASALFFDAQARGFPFRVHPIGEFARKILPIFLFTAAGLIALAGAAAAILKRPVAGIRPPMALLVVGSLALGPGLVVNVILKDYWGRARPSTIAEFNAGHQPDRRYTPPLIISDQCPDNCSFPSGHAALGFWTVSLALIAPPRRRRAAFAAALAFGLAMGAVRIAQGGHFLSDVAYSGAIVVGLTMGLYRIIRRHDRSAAQKNNYQEPLRGP from the coding sequence GTGTTCCGCAATCCCTGGACCTGGGTCCTTGCCGCCCTGGTGCCGCTGACGCTGTTTCCCCAGATCGACCTTGCCGCCTCGGCGCTGTTCTTCGACGCCCAGGCGCGCGGCTTTCCCTTTCGCGTTCACCCCATCGGCGAATTCGCCCGCAAGATTCTGCCCATCTTCCTGTTCACCGCCGCCGGGCTGATCGCCCTGGCCGGAGCGGCGGCGGCGATTCTCAAGCGTCCGGTGGCGGGCATCCGGCCGCCCATGGCGCTGCTGGTAGTGGGCTCCCTGGCGCTGGGGCCGGGCCTGGTGGTCAATGTCATTCTCAAGGATTACTGGGGGCGGGCGCGCCCCTCGACCATCGCCGAATTCAACGCCGGCCACCAGCCCGACCGCCGCTACACCCCGCCGCTGATTATCTCCGACCAGTGCCCCGACAATTGCTCTTTCCCATCGGGCCACGCCGCCCTGGGCTTTTGGACCGTATCGCTGGCCCTGATCGCCCCGCCCCGCCGCCGCCGCGCCGCCTTTGCCGCCGCCCTGGCCTTCGGGCTGGCCATGGGAGCGGTCAGAATCGCTCAAGGCGGGCATTTTCTGTCGGATGTCGCCTATTCGGGCGCAATCGTCGTCGGCCTGACCATGGGGTTGTACCGGATTATTCGCCGCCACGACCGCAGTGCAGCACAAAAAAATAATTATCAGGAGCCCTTGCGCGGCCCGTAA
- the lptG gene encoding LPS export ABC transporter permease LptG has product MRLSPIMSGYIGRQFASAFATVLLVILGIILLFDVIELIRRAAGRPELGITPILLMAFFKLPQMLHTILPFAVMIGSMVCFWRLTRTHELVVARAAGISVWQFITPVLAVAGIFGIFEITTFNPMAAAMYGRYERLQDELLATKASAFDISEVGLWLREPHENGEMVVHSETVRQDGLVLHIRDAHFFLYDRPDHFHQRISAESATLVDGAFEVRRAWVMEGGKPSVFKEQMHIPTQLTLDRIHDNFASPETLSFWQLPGFIRFFERAGFTANKHRLYLQSLLASPVLYCGMVLMAAVFSLRPNTRSGGLLARIGAGVAAGFAVYFFSKVIYALGLSATLPQTLAAWTPPLFAGLIGLSGLFHLEDG; this is encoded by the coding sequence ATGCGCTTATCCCCCATCATGAGCGGCTATATCGGGCGGCAATTCGCCTCGGCCTTCGCCACCGTCCTGCTGGTGATTCTGGGGATCATCCTGCTGTTCGACGTGATCGAGCTGATCCGCCGCGCCGCCGGACGGCCGGAACTGGGCATCACCCCCATTCTGCTGATGGCGTTCTTCAAGCTGCCGCAGATGCTGCATACCATCCTGCCCTTCGCGGTGATGATCGGCTCCATGGTGTGCTTCTGGCGCCTGACCCGCACCCATGAACTGGTGGTGGCCCGCGCCGCCGGCATTTCCGTCTGGCAGTTCATCACGCCGGTGCTGGCCGTGGCCGGAATTTTCGGCATCTTCGAGATCACCACCTTCAACCCCATGGCCGCCGCCATGTACGGCCGCTATGAACGTCTGCAGGACGAATTGCTGGCGACCAAGGCCAGCGCCTTCGACATTTCAGAGGTGGGGCTGTGGCTGCGCGAGCCCCACGAGAACGGCGAGATGGTGGTCCACTCCGAGACGGTGCGCCAGGATGGGCTGGTCCTCCACATCCGCGATGCGCATTTCTTCCTGTACGACCGGCCCGACCACTTCCACCAGCGCATTTCCGCCGAATCCGCCACCCTGGTGGACGGCGCCTTCGAGGTGCGGCGGGCCTGGGTGATGGAAGGCGGCAAGCCCTCGGTCTTCAAGGAACAGATGCACATTCCCACCCAACTGACCCTGGACCGCATCCACGATAATTTCGCGTCGCCGGAAACCCTGTCCTTCTGGCAATTGCCCGGCTTCATCCGGTTCTTCGAGCGAGCGGGCTTCACCGCCAACAAGCATCGTCTGTATCTGCAGTCGCTGCTGGCCTCACCGGTGCTCTATTGCGGCATGGTCCTGATGGCGGCGGTGTTTTCGTTGCGACCCAACACCCGGTCCGGCGGCCTGCTGGCCCGCATCGGCGCCGGCGTGGCCGCCGGTTTCGCCGTCTACTTCTTTTCCAAGGTGATCTATGCCCTGGGCCTGTCGGCGACCCTGCCCCAGACTCTGGCGGCCTGGACGCCGCCGCTGTTCGCCGGACTGATCGGCTTGTCAGGACTGTTCCATCTCGAGGACGGCTGA